A DNA window from Euzebyales bacterium contains the following coding sequences:
- a CDS encoding sulfurtransferase, with translation MTVPTDPDPGLAQYAHPERLVTTAWLADHLDDPGVVVVESDEDVLLYETGHIPGAVKVDWHTELQDTVTRDYVDGAMFAALMSSKGIARDHTVVFYGDNFNWWAAYALWVFSLFDHPDVRLLDGGRQKWIAEGRPLTTDKPQRARTDYPVVDRDDAVIRAFRRDVEGHLDVDGRLVDVRSPEEYRGEKLHMPDYPQEGALRGGHISGAVNVPWKTAANDDGTFRGADELTAIYTETQGLDPHEDIIAYCRIGERSSHTWFVLTHLLGYDRVRNYDGSWTEWGNLVGAPITQGDQPR, from the coding sequence TGACCGTGCCCACCGACCCGGATCCCGGCCTCGCACAGTACGCGCACCCGGAGCGGCTCGTGACGACTGCGTGGCTCGCCGACCACCTCGACGATCCAGGCGTGGTCGTCGTCGAGTCCGACGAGGACGTGCTGCTGTACGAGACGGGCCACATCCCCGGCGCCGTCAAGGTCGACTGGCACACGGAGCTGCAGGACACCGTCACGCGCGACTACGTCGACGGGGCCATGTTCGCCGCGCTGATGTCGTCGAAGGGCATCGCGCGGGACCACACCGTGGTGTTCTACGGCGACAACTTCAACTGGTGGGCCGCGTACGCCCTGTGGGTGTTCTCGCTGTTCGACCACCCCGACGTTCGACTGCTCGACGGCGGCCGCCAGAAGTGGATCGCCGAGGGGCGGCCGCTGACCACCGACAAGCCGCAGCGGGCGCGCACCGACTACCCGGTCGTGGACCGCGATGACGCCGTGATCCGCGCGTTCCGCCGTGACGTGGAGGGCCACCTCGACGTCGACGGCCGCCTGGTGGACGTGCGCTCGCCCGAGGAGTACCGGGGCGAGAAGCTGCATATGCCCGACTACCCGCAGGAGGGCGCCCTGCGCGGTGGCCACATCAGCGGTGCGGTCAACGTCCCCTGGAAGACCGCGGCCAACGACGACGGCACGTTCCGCGGCGCCGACGAGCTGACCGCGATCTACACCGAGACCCAGGGCCTCGACCCCCACGAGGACATCATCGCCTACTGCCGCATCGGCGAGCGCTCCAGCCACACCTGGTTCGTGCTGACCCACCTGCTCGGCTACGACCGCGTCCGCAACTACGACGGGTCGTGGACGGAGTGGGGCAACCTCGTCGGCGCGCCGATCACGCAGGGCGACCAACCTCGCTGA